One stretch of Gopherus flavomarginatus isolate rGopFla2 chromosome 2, rGopFla2.mat.asm, whole genome shotgun sequence DNA includes these proteins:
- the RIPK1 gene encoding receptor-interacting serine/threonine-protein kinase 1 isoform X4: protein MSLEDIHMNTQDLLQKEELDAGGFGMVSLCYHKKYGLVVLKTVYTGPQRTEYNASLLEEGKIMRKLSHDRVVKLLGIILEDGNYSLVMEYVHKGNLMKVLKTSTIPLSVKGRFILEIIEGMLYLNEQSLVHKDLKPENILVDDDFHIKIADLGVACFKNWSRLTKEETSRQRKIKSNSKSASRSAAGTLFYMAPEHLLSINTKPVEKSDVYSFGIVLWAIFANKEPYENAINETHICFGIMNGNRPNTEDIKDNCPKEIIDLMKHCWQQETENRPTFSEISQKYKPFYCEQLEKDVEDDLRKIKKAYSGPTELVKRMQSLQIDSVAESPNNGHAQTDQPNSLHSSQGLMTGNVDEAMFAPFPANQPVETCESSFEASVSLERKLQDELNYHKHGSRMDNSESQPLVYSAEEREEERRRRVSFDPFATPPAAPQMNELYLKAESTESKASPYSNMTNYSHLQPPPPPPAAATPIWENVPYNPNITYGTRPIDPITRSTEDLYGSNSANTFSLNKPPVPESGLHQQPQASTPWFPKSPNTETEMGCSAASHHEGPLDSAESSLHIEDTAVERRRKLEGSWQLQSPA, encoded by the exons atATAATGCTTCCCTTCTTGAAGAAGGAAAGATTATGCGCAAACTAAGTCACGATCGGGTGGTGAAATTACTAGGCATCATTCTGGAAGATGGGAACTACTCTCTGGTGATGGAGTATGTGCACAAGGGAAACTTGATGAAAGTACTTAAAACA tcCACTATTCCCTTGTCTGTGAAAGGGCGGTTCATCTTGGAGATCATTGAAGGAATGCTTTATTTAAATGAGCAGAGTTTGGTACACAAAGACTTGAAACCAGAAAACATCCTTGTAGACGATGACTTTCACATTAAG ATTGCAGATCTTGGTGTCGCCTGCTTTAAAAACTGGAGTAGACTGACCAAAGAAGAGACCAGCCGGCAGAGGAAAATCAAGAGCAATTCCAAAAGCGCGTCCAGGAGCGCCGCTGGCACTCTTTTCTATATGGCCCCGGAGCACTTACTCTCAATTAACACAAAACCTGTGGAGAAGTCAGATGTTTACAGTTTTGGCATAGTGCTCTGGGCAATTTTTGCCAACAAAGAGCCATATGAAA atgcTATAAATGAAACACACATTTGCTTTGGCATCATGAATGGGAACAGGCCAAATACAGAAGATATTAAAGACAATTGTCCAAAGGAAATTATCGACTTAATGAAGCACTGTTGGCAACAAGAGACAGAAAATCGGCCAACCTTTTCAG AAATTAGTCAGAAATATAAGCCATTTTACTGTGAGCAACTAGAAAAAGATGTTGAAGATGACTTGAGAAAGATAAAG AAAGCGTACTCTGGGCCAACTGAACTTGTGAAAAGGATGCAGTCCCTTCAGATAGACTCTGTCGCAGAATCTCCAAATAACGGACATGCACAAACAG ATCAGCCCAATTCCCTACATAGCTCTCAGGGTCTCATGACTGGCAATGTGGATGAAGCCATGTTTGCTCCCTTTCCAGCGAACCAGCCTGTTGAGACCTGTGAGTCCTCCTTTGAGGCCTCTGTTAGCCTAGAAAGAAAATTGCAGGATGAATTAAATTATCATAAGCATGGCAGCCGGATGGATAATTCAGAAAGCCAACCTCTGGTATACAGTGctgaagagagagaggaggaaagaagACGAAGGGTATCCTTTGATCCATTTGCAACTCCACCTGCTGCTCCACAGATGAATGAATTATATCTGAAAGCTGAAAGCACAGAATCAAAAGCCAGTCCCTATAGTAACATGACCAATTACAGTCAtttacaaccaccaccaccaccaccagctgcagCAACTCCAATATGGGAAAATGTACCATACAATCCAAATATTACGTATGGGACAAGGCCTATAGATCCGATAACAAGATCTACAGAGGATCTCTATGGATCAAATTCAGCCAATACATTTAGTCTGAATAAACCCCCTGTGCCTGAATCTGGCCTACACCAGCAGCCACAAGCATCCACACCATGGTTTCCAAAAAGCCCGAATACAGAGACAG aaatgggctgcagtgctgctagccacCACGAGGGGCCACTGGATTCAGCAGAGTCCAGCTtacacatagaagacactgctgtggagaggaggaggaagctagagggttcctggcagctgcagtctcCAGCATga
- the RIPK1 gene encoding receptor-interacting serine/threonine-protein kinase 1 isoform X3 yields MRKLSHDRVVKLLGIILEDGNYSLVMEYVHKGNLMKVLKTSTIPLSVKGRFILEIIEGMLYLNEQSLVHKDLKPENILVDDDFHIKIADLGVACFKNWSRLTKEETSRQRKIKSNSKSASRSAAGTLFYMAPEHLLSINTKPVEKSDVYSFGIVLWAIFANKEPYENAINETHICFGIMNGNRPNTEDIKDNCPKEIIDLMKHCWQQETENRPTFSEISQKYKPFYCEQLEKDVEDDLRKIKKAYSGPTELVKRMQSLQIDSVAESPNNGHAQTDQPNSLHSSQGLMTGNVDEAMFAPFPANQPVETCESSFEASVSLERKLQDELNYHKHGSRMDNSESQPLVYSAEEREEERRRRVSFDPFATPPAAPQMNELYLKAESTESKASPYSNMTNYSHLQPPPPPPAAATPIWENVPYNPNITYGTRPIDPITRSTEDLYGSNSANTFSLNKPPVPESGLHQQPQASTPWFPKSPNTETGKTESSPFKKGNFAYTPTTPVQHKISTDENAKYTIYNSTGIQIGAYNHMEIEEQNLYVSSVPVNTQNTYAHYENMGIFDNTSILSEKQLNLVRENLAKQWKHCARKLGFSEPQIDEIDHDYERDGLKEKVYQMLQKWVMSEGYKGPTVGKLARALYDCKRIDLLNDLIKMNQE; encoded by the exons ATGCGCAAACTAAGTCACGATCGGGTGGTGAAATTACTAGGCATCATTCTGGAAGATGGGAACTACTCTCTGGTGATGGAGTATGTGCACAAGGGAAACTTGATGAAAGTACTTAAAACA tcCACTATTCCCTTGTCTGTGAAAGGGCGGTTCATCTTGGAGATCATTGAAGGAATGCTTTATTTAAATGAGCAGAGTTTGGTACACAAAGACTTGAAACCAGAAAACATCCTTGTAGACGATGACTTTCACATTAAG ATTGCAGATCTTGGTGTCGCCTGCTTTAAAAACTGGAGTAGACTGACCAAAGAAGAGACCAGCCGGCAGAGGAAAATCAAGAGCAATTCCAAAAGCGCGTCCAGGAGCGCCGCTGGCACTCTTTTCTATATGGCCCCGGAGCACTTACTCTCAATTAACACAAAACCTGTGGAGAAGTCAGATGTTTACAGTTTTGGCATAGTGCTCTGGGCAATTTTTGCCAACAAAGAGCCATATGAAA atgcTATAAATGAAACACACATTTGCTTTGGCATCATGAATGGGAACAGGCCAAATACAGAAGATATTAAAGACAATTGTCCAAAGGAAATTATCGACTTAATGAAGCACTGTTGGCAACAAGAGACAGAAAATCGGCCAACCTTTTCAG AAATTAGTCAGAAATATAAGCCATTTTACTGTGAGCAACTAGAAAAAGATGTTGAAGATGACTTGAGAAAGATAAAG AAAGCGTACTCTGGGCCAACTGAACTTGTGAAAAGGATGCAGTCCCTTCAGATAGACTCTGTCGCAGAATCTCCAAATAACGGACATGCACAAACAG ATCAGCCCAATTCCCTACATAGCTCTCAGGGTCTCATGACTGGCAATGTGGATGAAGCCATGTTTGCTCCCTTTCCAGCGAACCAGCCTGTTGAGACCTGTGAGTCCTCCTTTGAGGCCTCTGTTAGCCTAGAAAGAAAATTGCAGGATGAATTAAATTATCATAAGCATGGCAGCCGGATGGATAATTCAGAAAGCCAACCTCTGGTATACAGTGctgaagagagagaggaggaaagaagACGAAGGGTATCCTTTGATCCATTTGCAACTCCACCTGCTGCTCCACAGATGAATGAATTATATCTGAAAGCTGAAAGCACAGAATCAAAAGCCAGTCCCTATAGTAACATGACCAATTACAGTCAtttacaaccaccaccaccaccaccagctgcagCAACTCCAATATGGGAAAATGTACCATACAATCCAAATATTACGTATGGGACAAGGCCTATAGATCCGATAACAAGATCTACAGAGGATCTCTATGGATCAAATTCAGCCAATACATTTAGTCTGAATAAACCCCCTGTGCCTGAATCTGGCCTACACCAGCAGCCACAAGCATCCACACCATGGTTTCCAAAAAGCCCGAATACAGAGACAG GCAAAACGGAATCCAGTCCTTTTAAGAAGGGGAATTTTGCATATACTCCTACTACACCTGTACAACACAAAATAAGCACAG ATGAAAATGCAAAATACACCATATATAACAGTACCGGAATTCAAATTGGAGCCTACAATCACATGGAGATTGAAGAACAGAATCTATATGTAAGCAGTGTTCCAGTCAACACgcaaaacacttatgcacattaTGAAAACATGGGTATATTTG ATAACACCTCTATCCTCTCTGAAAAACAGCTGAATCTAGTGAGAGAGAACTTGGCTAAACAGTGGAAACACTGTGCTCGTAAACTGGGCTTTAGTGAGCCACAGATTGATGAAATTGACCATGACTATGAACGAGATGGACTCAAAGAAAAAGTTTACCAAATGCTGCAGAAATGGGTTATGAGTGAAGGCTACAAAGGGCCTACAGTAGGAAAGCTGGCCAGAGCCCTCTATGACTGCAAGAGAATAGATCTCCTCAATGATTTGATAAAAATGAACCAGGAGTAG
- the RIPK1 gene encoding receptor-interacting serine/threonine-protein kinase 1 isoform X2 has translation MSLEDIHMNTQDLLQKEELDAGGFGMVSLCYHKKYGLVVLKTVYTGPQRTEYNASLLEEGKIMRKLSHDRVVKLLGIILEDGNYSLVMEYVHKGNLMKVLKTSTIPLSVKGRFILEIIEGMLYLNEQSLVHKDLKPENILVDDDFHIKIADLGVACFKNWSRLTKEETSRQRKIKSNSKSASRSAAGTLFYMAPEHLLSINTKPVEKSDVYSFGIVLWAIFANKEPYENAINETHICFGIMNGNRPNTEDIKDNCPKEIIDLMKHCWQQETENRPTFSEISQKYKPFYCEQLEKDVEDDLRKIKKAYSGPTELVKRMQSLQIDSVAESPNNGHAQTANQPVETCESSFEASVSLERKLQDELNYHKHGSRMDNSESQPLVYSAEEREEERRRRVSFDPFATPPAAPQMNELYLKAESTESKASPYSNMTNYSHLQPPPPPPAAATPIWENVPYNPNITYGTRPIDPITRSTEDLYGSNSANTFSLNKPPVPESGLHQQPQASTPWFPKSPNTETGKTESSPFKKGNFAYTPTTPVQHKISTDENAKYTIYNSTGIQIGAYNHMEIEEQNLYVSSVPVNTQNTYAHYENMGIFDNTSILSEKQLNLVRENLAKQWKHCARKLGFSEPQIDEIDHDYERDGLKEKVYQMLQKWVMSEGYKGPTVGKLARALYDCKRIDLLNDLIKMNQE, from the exons atATAATGCTTCCCTTCTTGAAGAAGGAAAGATTATGCGCAAACTAAGTCACGATCGGGTGGTGAAATTACTAGGCATCATTCTGGAAGATGGGAACTACTCTCTGGTGATGGAGTATGTGCACAAGGGAAACTTGATGAAAGTACTTAAAACA tcCACTATTCCCTTGTCTGTGAAAGGGCGGTTCATCTTGGAGATCATTGAAGGAATGCTTTATTTAAATGAGCAGAGTTTGGTACACAAAGACTTGAAACCAGAAAACATCCTTGTAGACGATGACTTTCACATTAAG ATTGCAGATCTTGGTGTCGCCTGCTTTAAAAACTGGAGTAGACTGACCAAAGAAGAGACCAGCCGGCAGAGGAAAATCAAGAGCAATTCCAAAAGCGCGTCCAGGAGCGCCGCTGGCACTCTTTTCTATATGGCCCCGGAGCACTTACTCTCAATTAACACAAAACCTGTGGAGAAGTCAGATGTTTACAGTTTTGGCATAGTGCTCTGGGCAATTTTTGCCAACAAAGAGCCATATGAAA atgcTATAAATGAAACACACATTTGCTTTGGCATCATGAATGGGAACAGGCCAAATACAGAAGATATTAAAGACAATTGTCCAAAGGAAATTATCGACTTAATGAAGCACTGTTGGCAACAAGAGACAGAAAATCGGCCAACCTTTTCAG AAATTAGTCAGAAATATAAGCCATTTTACTGTGAGCAACTAGAAAAAGATGTTGAAGATGACTTGAGAAAGATAAAG AAAGCGTACTCTGGGCCAACTGAACTTGTGAAAAGGATGCAGTCCCTTCAGATAGACTCTGTCGCAGAATCTCCAAATAACGGACATGCACAAACAG CGAACCAGCCTGTTGAGACCTGTGAGTCCTCCTTTGAGGCCTCTGTTAGCCTAGAAAGAAAATTGCAGGATGAATTAAATTATCATAAGCATGGCAGCCGGATGGATAATTCAGAAAGCCAACCTCTGGTATACAGTGctgaagagagagaggaggaaagaagACGAAGGGTATCCTTTGATCCATTTGCAACTCCACCTGCTGCTCCACAGATGAATGAATTATATCTGAAAGCTGAAAGCACAGAATCAAAAGCCAGTCCCTATAGTAACATGACCAATTACAGTCAtttacaaccaccaccaccaccaccagctgcagCAACTCCAATATGGGAAAATGTACCATACAATCCAAATATTACGTATGGGACAAGGCCTATAGATCCGATAACAAGATCTACAGAGGATCTCTATGGATCAAATTCAGCCAATACATTTAGTCTGAATAAACCCCCTGTGCCTGAATCTGGCCTACACCAGCAGCCACAAGCATCCACACCATGGTTTCCAAAAAGCCCGAATACAGAGACAG GCAAAACGGAATCCAGTCCTTTTAAGAAGGGGAATTTTGCATATACTCCTACTACACCTGTACAACACAAAATAAGCACAG ATGAAAATGCAAAATACACCATATATAACAGTACCGGAATTCAAATTGGAGCCTACAATCACATGGAGATTGAAGAACAGAATCTATATGTAAGCAGTGTTCCAGTCAACACgcaaaacacttatgcacattaTGAAAACATGGGTATATTTG ATAACACCTCTATCCTCTCTGAAAAACAGCTGAATCTAGTGAGAGAGAACTTGGCTAAACAGTGGAAACACTGTGCTCGTAAACTGGGCTTTAGTGAGCCACAGATTGATGAAATTGACCATGACTATGAACGAGATGGACTCAAAGAAAAAGTTTACCAAATGCTGCAGAAATGGGTTATGAGTGAAGGCTACAAAGGGCCTACAGTAGGAAAGCTGGCCAGAGCCCTCTATGACTGCAAGAGAATAGATCTCCTCAATGATTTGATAAAAATGAACCAGGAGTAG
- the RIPK1 gene encoding receptor-interacting serine/threonine-protein kinase 1 isoform X1: MSLEDIHMNTQDLLQKEELDAGGFGMVSLCYHKKYGLVVLKTVYTGPQRTEYNASLLEEGKIMRKLSHDRVVKLLGIILEDGNYSLVMEYVHKGNLMKVLKTSTIPLSVKGRFILEIIEGMLYLNEQSLVHKDLKPENILVDDDFHIKIADLGVACFKNWSRLTKEETSRQRKIKSNSKSASRSAAGTLFYMAPEHLLSINTKPVEKSDVYSFGIVLWAIFANKEPYENAINETHICFGIMNGNRPNTEDIKDNCPKEIIDLMKHCWQQETENRPTFSEISQKYKPFYCEQLEKDVEDDLRKIKKAYSGPTELVKRMQSLQIDSVAESPNNGHAQTDQPNSLHSSQGLMTGNVDEAMFAPFPANQPVETCESSFEASVSLERKLQDELNYHKHGSRMDNSESQPLVYSAEEREEERRRRVSFDPFATPPAAPQMNELYLKAESTESKASPYSNMTNYSHLQPPPPPPAAATPIWENVPYNPNITYGTRPIDPITRSTEDLYGSNSANTFSLNKPPVPESGLHQQPQASTPWFPKSPNTETGKTESSPFKKGNFAYTPTTPVQHKISTDENAKYTIYNSTGIQIGAYNHMEIEEQNLYVSSVPVNTQNTYAHYENMGIFDNTSILSEKQLNLVRENLAKQWKHCARKLGFSEPQIDEIDHDYERDGLKEKVYQMLQKWVMSEGYKGPTVGKLARALYDCKRIDLLNDLIKMNQE, translated from the exons atATAATGCTTCCCTTCTTGAAGAAGGAAAGATTATGCGCAAACTAAGTCACGATCGGGTGGTGAAATTACTAGGCATCATTCTGGAAGATGGGAACTACTCTCTGGTGATGGAGTATGTGCACAAGGGAAACTTGATGAAAGTACTTAAAACA tcCACTATTCCCTTGTCTGTGAAAGGGCGGTTCATCTTGGAGATCATTGAAGGAATGCTTTATTTAAATGAGCAGAGTTTGGTACACAAAGACTTGAAACCAGAAAACATCCTTGTAGACGATGACTTTCACATTAAG ATTGCAGATCTTGGTGTCGCCTGCTTTAAAAACTGGAGTAGACTGACCAAAGAAGAGACCAGCCGGCAGAGGAAAATCAAGAGCAATTCCAAAAGCGCGTCCAGGAGCGCCGCTGGCACTCTTTTCTATATGGCCCCGGAGCACTTACTCTCAATTAACACAAAACCTGTGGAGAAGTCAGATGTTTACAGTTTTGGCATAGTGCTCTGGGCAATTTTTGCCAACAAAGAGCCATATGAAA atgcTATAAATGAAACACACATTTGCTTTGGCATCATGAATGGGAACAGGCCAAATACAGAAGATATTAAAGACAATTGTCCAAAGGAAATTATCGACTTAATGAAGCACTGTTGGCAACAAGAGACAGAAAATCGGCCAACCTTTTCAG AAATTAGTCAGAAATATAAGCCATTTTACTGTGAGCAACTAGAAAAAGATGTTGAAGATGACTTGAGAAAGATAAAG AAAGCGTACTCTGGGCCAACTGAACTTGTGAAAAGGATGCAGTCCCTTCAGATAGACTCTGTCGCAGAATCTCCAAATAACGGACATGCACAAACAG ATCAGCCCAATTCCCTACATAGCTCTCAGGGTCTCATGACTGGCAATGTGGATGAAGCCATGTTTGCTCCCTTTCCAGCGAACCAGCCTGTTGAGACCTGTGAGTCCTCCTTTGAGGCCTCTGTTAGCCTAGAAAGAAAATTGCAGGATGAATTAAATTATCATAAGCATGGCAGCCGGATGGATAATTCAGAAAGCCAACCTCTGGTATACAGTGctgaagagagagaggaggaaagaagACGAAGGGTATCCTTTGATCCATTTGCAACTCCACCTGCTGCTCCACAGATGAATGAATTATATCTGAAAGCTGAAAGCACAGAATCAAAAGCCAGTCCCTATAGTAACATGACCAATTACAGTCAtttacaaccaccaccaccaccaccagctgcagCAACTCCAATATGGGAAAATGTACCATACAATCCAAATATTACGTATGGGACAAGGCCTATAGATCCGATAACAAGATCTACAGAGGATCTCTATGGATCAAATTCAGCCAATACATTTAGTCTGAATAAACCCCCTGTGCCTGAATCTGGCCTACACCAGCAGCCACAAGCATCCACACCATGGTTTCCAAAAAGCCCGAATACAGAGACAG GCAAAACGGAATCCAGTCCTTTTAAGAAGGGGAATTTTGCATATACTCCTACTACACCTGTACAACACAAAATAAGCACAG ATGAAAATGCAAAATACACCATATATAACAGTACCGGAATTCAAATTGGAGCCTACAATCACATGGAGATTGAAGAACAGAATCTATATGTAAGCAGTGTTCCAGTCAACACgcaaaacacttatgcacattaTGAAAACATGGGTATATTTG ATAACACCTCTATCCTCTCTGAAAAACAGCTGAATCTAGTGAGAGAGAACTTGGCTAAACAGTGGAAACACTGTGCTCGTAAACTGGGCTTTAGTGAGCCACAGATTGATGAAATTGACCATGACTATGAACGAGATGGACTCAAAGAAAAAGTTTACCAAATGCTGCAGAAATGGGTTATGAGTGAAGGCTACAAAGGGCCTACAGTAGGAAAGCTGGCCAGAGCCCTCTATGACTGCAAGAGAATAGATCTCCTCAATGATTTGATAAAAATGAACCAGGAGTAG